A DNA window from Caretta caretta isolate rCarCar2 chromosome 7, rCarCar1.hap1, whole genome shotgun sequence contains the following coding sequences:
- the PSTK gene encoding L-seryl-tRNA(Sec) kinase gives MEAAGTRRLGVCILCGLPAAGKSTLARALKHSLQRRGDPGCDCALLTYDDLIPQEAFSQPETEVGLVEQHPLLSCWKLYRHELLKYLEHFLHALINGDHLCAPTNRTEATWKSFVSCFKEQGLISSEIHDAKSCHYVINTTTSRPLYFVLDDNFYYQSMRYEVYQLARKYSLGFCQLFLDCPLESCLQRNCLRSQPLPDETICLMARKIEVPNPEKNTWEQNSLILKNVECTSEDNLQVINLLVTALENPVKQIEENTEQKETDRAICAASILHQADQAFRRIVSQTMKDVKDKNILPSEMKILAEELNKLKAEFLEDLRQGNHQKNQFCLPSGEFVTNVITSFQQVTDNVAMKVFFK, from the exons ATGGAGGCTGCCGGGACCCGGCGGCTGGGCGTGTGCATCTTGTGCGGGCTGCCGGCAGCGGGCAAGTCCACTCTGGCGCGGGCGCTGAAACACAGCCTGCAACGCCGCGGGGACCCAGGCTGCGACTGCGCCCTCCTGACCTACGATGACCTCATTCCGCAGGAGGCCTTCAGCCAACCAGAGACAGAAGTGGGGCTCGTAGAACAACACCCATTG CTGTCTTGCTGGAAATTGTACCGACATGAACTGTTAAAGTACCTTGAACACTTCTTACATGCTCTTATTAATGGAGATCATTTATGTGCTCCAACAAACAGAACTGAAGCAACATGGAAAAGTTTTGTTTCCTGTTTCAAAGAACAAGGATTAATATCTTCAGAAATACATGATGCCAAATCTTGTCATTACGTAATAAATACGACCACTTCCAGACCATTGTATTTTGTTTTGGATGACAACTTTTATTATCAAAGCATGAGATATGAAGTGTACCAGCTAGCTcgcaaat ATTCACTGGGCTTCTGCCAGTTATTTTTAGACTGTCCACTTGAGTCCTGTTTACAGAGGAATTGTCTGAGAAGTCAGCCGTTACCTGATGAGACCATATGTCTAATGGCAAGAAAAATAGAAGTACCAAATCCTGAGAAAAACACGTGGGAACAAAATAGCCTAATTCTGAAAAATGTCGAATGCACTTCAGAAGATAA TTTGCAGGTGATTAATTTGTTGGTTACTGCTTTGGAAAATCCAGTGAAACAAATTGAGGAAAATACTGAGCAAAAG GAAACAGACAGAGCCATTTGTGCAGCTAGTATTCTCCACCAAGCTGATCAGGCTTTCAGACGAATTGTCTCTCAAACAATGAAGGATGTGAAAG ataAAAATATACTTCCAAGTGAGATGAAGATTCTGGCAGAAGAACTTAATAAGCTTAAAGCAGAGTTTTTGGAAGATTTACGACAAGGGAATCatcaaaaaaatcaattttgtctGCCAAGCGGTGAATTTGTTACAAATGTCATTACTTCATTCCAACAAGTGACTGACAATGTAGCgatgaaggttttttttaaatga